The DNA region CGTCGGCGTGACGGTGGTGATGATGCTGCTCCTGGTCTGGTTCGTGCAGCGGACCCGGACGGGCCGGGCGATGCGCGCGGTCGCCTACGACATGCAGGCGGCCGCCCTGATGGGCGTCGACGTCGACCGGACGGTGGCGACCACCTTCGCGGTCGGCTCGGCGCTGGCCGCCGTGGCGGGCGTTCTGGTCGGCCTCTACTACAACCGGGTGGACCCGCTGATGGGCCTCATCCCGGGCCTGAAGGCGTTCATCGCCGCGGTGCTGGGCGGTATCGGCAGCATCCCCGGCGCGATGCTGGGGGGGTACCTGCTGGGCGTCATCGAGGCGCTGGTCGGCGGCACGCGGTTCAGCCTCTTCCGGGACGCCATCTCCTTCGCCCTTCTCATCCTGATCCTCCTGGTGCGGCCGGCGGGCCTGCTGGGGCGGAACGTACGGGAGAAGGTGTGAGCCGCCCATGGAGCCCTATCTTCGCAAGGAGAACCTGGCCGTCGGCGCCCTTCTGGTGCTGGGCTTCCTGGCGGGCCAGGCGCTGGTGCCGGCCCTCAACCCCTACCTGCAGGCCCAGGTCTTCACGGTGGGCATCAA from Bacillota bacterium includes:
- a CDS encoding branched-chain amino acid ABC transporter permease: MTSILQQIVNGLSLGSIYALIALGYTMVYGIIKLINFAHGDVYMVGAYVAFFAVTLLSVNLGVALLLAMLVAALLGVLIERVAYRPLRNAPRIAALITAIGVSFILENGGIIVLKPDPRAFPDPIQWQQIRLLGGSLVLSTQDLFIVGVTVVMMLLLVWFVQRTRTGRAMRAVAYDMQAAALMGVDVDRTVATTFAVGSALAAVAGVLVGLYYNRVDPLMGLIPGLKAFIAAVLGGIGSIPGAMLGGYLLGVIEALVGGTRFSLFRDAISFALLILILLVRPAGLLGRNVREKV